A single Azospirillum sp. TSA2s DNA region contains:
- a CDS encoding peptidase domain-containing ABC transporter, with protein sequence MQSAAPSTIRSAPRTAAANASSGSDRAAEKAARRLLSGMLGPRRDRAMLVLASFALNIFALALPVTLLHVYDRILPNESYGTMLLLGIGCGAAAVMEAILRVARSALTTWMGARIEHRSSAALIDRLMHMPLNAFSQQGIGTHFEVYRAIKMVREFYSGQALQSAIDIPFAVLYLGLIALLAGWLAVIPVAVLALFLIVGAVLGRRMRRALESRHTLEERRLNFISEVLAGVHTVKGLGAEAGLLRRHERLQQGCSEEDFAVARLSGSASVVAATLAQATMMLVVILGSVSLIDGTMTTGVLTACSMLAGRCVQPVQALFDRWVRYQSVSLALRRIGHVLLEVGVDGAAAQPQGDSKAGGAVGMALAPGSIEMDKVRFAYDRGPEILSGLSLSVGPGEFLGVVATNSSGKTTLLRLILGVLRPSSGEVRVGVRALTEADAMTGIGGVVYVGEHPELFKGTILQNLTLFDPGRADLAMEVCRRLGLDRRIASLPQGYETIVGDASQEALPRGARQLICLARALVREPAVLLLDEPNSSLDVESDKAFRRALDELRGSVTILLVTSRPSLLSLADRVVQIVDGHAVTRNPETGSVGGQPALVAATAAPAAEAEAKTGAEPIRAAHDDGDILRRRLAEASAVGACMVPLLDALGWRGAPQTLAEALPHFSEVQTVEELCDVLQRLHFEGRSLRFDLGRPEPSLLPCLFQARDGGIYTLLSADADGVTAFSGRSRETVLLNFGKGTAYVFTPLEAAAGAGNQNWVGTVIHAYLPLLWAVLGLSAVINLLSVAAPLFTMAIYDKVIGTGSFDTLATIAVGAFLVITGDFALRQIRGRALAHAGSRIARSISNATIERILMLPVGLSERAAIGTQIARVKDLESIRDFISQGQVAALFDVPFALFYLGVMALLGGPMALVPLGAVLVTAAIGAAVHPLVRARTGTTARADTERQEFFVEMVAKMPALRAIGGLAHWRDRYDRLSARTARSGHTAANLSATHAALAGLVVPVAGLATVGVGALQVFAGTMTPGALMASMMLLWRVMVPLQTAVSMLPRIEQLRANARQINGLMSIRPERESRCATLQPRKLKGEVSFSRVSLRYRNDADPALVGVTFTVKPGQIVAIVGSDGAGKSSLLKVMLGLYAPQAGNVRIDGVDIRQMDPIDLRKSVGYVPQASSLFYGTIAQNLRFADQTADEAELRWALSLAGALDEVEALPRGLDTRIGDNQSLRLSPSLTQKICLARAYIRRPRILLLDEPASRLDFEGDKALHAALAALRGHSTIFLVTHRPSHLTLADTVLTMDAGMIAPANPAGGLPGPRPVGPGGGGGSSVANGIAGALLGGIGLQRPPGVAATPQR encoded by the coding sequence TTGCAGTCCGCAGCCCCGTCCACCATCCGCTCCGCACCGCGCACCGCAGCGGCAAATGCGTCTTCCGGCAGCGACCGGGCGGCCGAAAAGGCGGCCCGGCGCCTGCTGTCGGGCATGCTGGGGCCGCGCCGCGACCGGGCGATGCTGGTGCTGGCGTCCTTCGCGCTGAACATCTTCGCGCTGGCGCTGCCGGTCACGCTGCTGCACGTCTACGACCGCATCCTGCCGAACGAGTCCTACGGCACCATGCTTCTGCTCGGCATCGGCTGCGGGGCGGCGGCGGTGATGGAGGCGATCCTGCGCGTCGCGCGCTCGGCGCTGACCACCTGGATGGGCGCCCGGATCGAGCATCGGTCGAGCGCGGCGCTGATCGACCGGCTGATGCACATGCCGCTGAACGCCTTTTCCCAGCAAGGGATCGGCACCCATTTCGAGGTCTATCGCGCCATCAAGATGGTGCGGGAGTTCTATTCGGGCCAGGCGCTGCAGTCGGCCATCGACATCCCTTTCGCCGTTCTCTACCTGGGGCTGATCGCCCTGCTGGCCGGCTGGCTGGCGGTGATCCCGGTGGCGGTGCTGGCGCTGTTCCTGATCGTCGGCGCCGTGCTGGGCCGGCGGATGCGCCGGGCGCTGGAAAGCCGCCACACGCTGGAGGAACGGCGCCTGAACTTCATCAGCGAGGTGCTGGCCGGCGTCCATACCGTGAAGGGGCTGGGCGCCGAGGCCGGGCTGCTGCGCCGTCACGAACGCCTGCAGCAGGGCTGCAGCGAGGAGGATTTCGCCGTCGCGCGGCTCAGCGGTTCGGCCTCCGTCGTCGCCGCCACGCTGGCGCAGGCGACAATGATGCTGGTGGTGATCCTGGGCAGCGTGTCGCTGATCGACGGCACGATGACCACCGGCGTTCTGACGGCCTGCTCGATGCTGGCCGGACGCTGCGTGCAGCCGGTGCAGGCCTTGTTCGACCGCTGGGTCCGCTACCAGTCGGTGTCGCTGGCCCTGCGCCGCATCGGCCATGTCCTGCTGGAAGTCGGAGTTGACGGCGCCGCGGCACAGCCGCAAGGCGACAGCAAGGCCGGAGGCGCGGTCGGCATGGCGCTGGCTCCCGGCTCCATCGAGATGGACAAGGTCCGCTTCGCCTACGACCGCGGGCCGGAGATCCTGAGCGGCCTGTCGCTGAGCGTCGGGCCGGGCGAGTTCCTGGGCGTGGTGGCGACCAACAGTTCGGGCAAGACCACGCTGCTGCGCCTGATCCTGGGCGTGCTGCGGCCAAGCTCGGGCGAGGTGCGGGTCGGCGTGCGCGCCCTGACGGAGGCCGACGCCATGACCGGCATCGGCGGCGTCGTCTATGTCGGCGAGCATCCGGAGCTGTTCAAAGGCACCATCCTGCAGAACCTGACCCTGTTCGACCCGGGCCGGGCCGATCTGGCGATGGAGGTCTGCCGCCGCCTGGGCCTCGACCGCCGCATCGCCAGCCTGCCGCAGGGCTATGAGACCATCGTCGGCGACGCCTCGCAGGAGGCGCTGCCGCGCGGCGCCCGCCAGCTGATCTGCCTCGCCCGCGCGCTGGTGCGCGAGCCGGCCGTGCTGCTGCTGGACGAGCCGAACTCCTCCCTCGACGTCGAGTCCGACAAGGCGTTCCGCCGTGCGCTGGACGAGCTGCGCGGGAGCGTCACCATCCTGCTGGTCACCAGCCGTCCGTCGCTGCTGTCGCTGGCCGACAGGGTGGTGCAGATCGTCGACGGCCATGCCGTCACCCGCAACCCGGAGACCGGGAGCGTCGGCGGGCAGCCGGCCCTGGTCGCCGCCACCGCCGCCCCGGCGGCCGAGGCGGAGGCCAAGACCGGTGCGGAGCCGATCCGCGCCGCCCATGACGATGGCGACATCCTGCGCCGCCGGCTGGCCGAAGCCTCGGCGGTCGGCGCCTGCATGGTCCCGCTGCTCGACGCGCTGGGCTGGCGCGGCGCGCCGCAGACACTGGCGGAGGCCCTGCCCCACTTCTCCGAGGTGCAGACGGTGGAGGAGCTGTGCGACGTGCTCCAGCGCCTGCATTTCGAGGGGCGCAGCCTGCGCTTCGATCTCGGCCGGCCGGAGCCGTCGCTGCTGCCCTGCCTGTTCCAGGCCCGCGACGGCGGCATCTACACGCTGCTGTCCGCCGACGCCGACGGCGTCACCGCCTTCAGCGGCCGGTCGCGCGAGACGGTGTTGCTGAATTTCGGCAAGGGCACCGCCTATGTCTTCACCCCGCTGGAGGCGGCGGCCGGCGCCGGCAACCAGAACTGGGTCGGCACGGTCATCCATGCCTATCTGCCGCTGCTGTGGGCGGTGCTGGGGCTGAGCGCGGTCATCAACCTGCTGTCCGTCGCCGCGCCGCTCTTCACCATGGCGATCTACGACAAGGTCATCGGCACCGGATCCTTCGACACGCTGGCGACCATCGCCGTCGGCGCGTTCCTGGTGATCACCGGCGATTTCGCCCTGCGCCAGATCCGCGGCCGGGCGCTGGCCCATGCCGGGTCGCGCATCGCCCGCAGCATCAGCAACGCCACCATCGAGCGCATCCTGATGCTGCCGGTGGGGTTGAGCGAGCGCGCCGCCATCGGCACGCAGATCGCCCGGGTGAAGGATCTGGAATCGATCCGCGACTTCATCAGCCAGGGGCAGGTCGCGGCCCTGTTCGACGTGCCCTTCGCCCTGTTCTATCTCGGGGTGATGGCGTTGCTGGGCGGGCCGATGGCGCTGGTACCGCTGGGCGCCGTGCTGGTGACCGCCGCCATCGGGGCCGCCGTCCACCCGCTGGTGCGCGCCCGCACCGGCACCACCGCGCGTGCCGACACCGAGCGGCAGGAATTCTTCGTCGAGATGGTCGCCAAGATGCCGGCGCTGCGCGCCATCGGCGGGCTGGCCCATTGGCGCGACCGCTATGACCGGCTGTCGGCCCGCACCGCGCGGTCGGGCCACACCGCCGCCAACCTGTCGGCGACCCATGCGGCGCTGGCCGGGCTGGTGGTGCCGGTCGCGGGATTGGCCACCGTCGGCGTCGGCGCCCTGCAGGTCTTCGCCGGCACCATGACGCCGGGTGCGCTGATGGCGTCGATGATGCTGCTGTGGCGGGTGATGGTGCCGCTGCAGACCGCCGTCTCCATGCTGCCGCGAATCGAGCAGCTGCGCGCCAATGCCCGCCAGATCAACGGCCTGATGAGCATCCGGCCGGAGCGCGAGTCGCGTTGCGCCACCCTGCAGCCGCGCAAGCTGAAGGGCGAAGTGTCCTTCTCCCGCGTGTCGCTGCGCTATCGCAACGATGCCGATCCGGCGCTGGTCGGCGTGACCTTCACCGTCAAGCCGGGGCAGATCGTCGCCATCGTCGGGTCGGACGGCGCCGGCAAGTCGTCGCTGCTGAAGGTGATGCTGGGGCTCTATGCGCCGCAGGCCGGCAATGTGCGGATCGACGGCGTCGACATCCGCCAGATGGACCCGATCGACCTGCGCAAGTCGGTCGGCTATGTGCCGCAGGCCAGCTCGCTGTTCTACGGCACCATCGCCCAGAACCTGCGCTTCGCCGACCAGACCGCCGACGAGGCGGAGCTGCGCTGGGCGCTCTCGCTGGCCGGCGCGCTGGACGAGGTGGAGGCGCTGCCGCGCGGGCTGGACACCCGCATCGGCGACAACCAGTCGCTGCGCCTGTCGCCCAGCCTGACGCAGAAGATCTGCCTGGCCCGCGCCTATATCCGCCGGCCGCGCATCCTGCTGCTGGACGAGCCGGCCAGCCGGCTGGATTTCGAGGGCGACAAGGCCCTGCACGCGGCGCTGGCCGCGCTACGCGGCCACAGCACCATCTTCCTGGTCACCCACCGGCCGAGCCACCTGACGCTGGCCGACACGGTGCTGACCATGGACGCCGGCATGATCGCCCCGGCCAACCCGGCCGGCGGCCTGCCCGGTCCCCGCCCGGTTGGTCCGGGGGGTGGCGGCGGAAGCAGCGTCGCCAACGGCATCGCCGGCGCGCTGCTGGGCGGGATCGGGCTGCAACGCCCGCCCGGCGTCGCCGCCACGCCGCAACGCTGA